In Nymphaea colorata isolate Beijing-Zhang1983 chromosome 5, ASM883128v2, whole genome shotgun sequence, one genomic interval encodes:
- the LOC116254042 gene encoding serine/threonine-protein phosphatase PP1, translated as MAMQGTDIDPGELDEIIARLLEARSSSRAGRQARLTESQIRQLCVASREIFLRQPNLLELEAPIKICGDIHGQYSDLLRLFECGGYPPQANYLFLGDYVDRGKQSLETICLLLAYKIKYPENFFLLRGNHECASINRIYGFYDECKRRFSVRLWKVFTDCFNCLPVAALIDDKILCMHGGLSPDLTSLDQVKSLSRPTDVPDAGLLCDLLWSDPGKDVQGWGMNDRGVSYTFGPDKVSEFLSKHDLELVCRAHQVVEDGYEFFADRQLVTLFSAPNYCGEFDNAGALMNVDETLMCSFQILKPYEKKQNFFMTTRI; from the exons ATGGCTATGCAGGGCACGGATATTGACCCTGGTGAGTTGGACGAGATAATCGCCCGTCTACTCGAGGCACGATCGTCGTCGAGGGCTGGAAGGCAGGCCCGCCTTACAGAGTCTCAGATTCGGCAGCTTTGTGTCGCTTCCCGGGAGATCTTTCTCAGGCAGCCTAATCTCCTGGAGCTCGAAGCCCCGATTAAGATATGCG gtGACATTCATGGGCAATATTCTGATCTTTTGAGGCTTTTTGAATGTGGAGGGTATCCTCCTCAAGCTAACTATCTATTTTTGGGAGACTATGTTGACAGAGGCAAGCAAAGTCTTGAGACAATATGCCTTCTTCTTGCCTACAAAATTAAGTACCCGGAGAACTTCTTTCTTTTGAGGGGGAACCATGAGTGTGCTTCAATTAACCGTATCTATGGCTTTTATGATGAATGTAAAAGGAGATTCAGTGTTCGTCTCTGGAAAGTTTTCACAGACTGTTTTAATTGCCTACCAGTGGCTGCGCTTATTGATGACAAGATATTGTGCATGCATGGTGGCCTTTCTCCTGATCTGACAAGCTTAGATCAGGTAAAAAGTTTAAGTCGCCCAACAGATGTACCAGATGCTGGTTTGCTTTGCGATCTGCTTTGGTCTGACCCTGGTAAAGATGTACAAGGGTGGGGGATGAATGATAGGGGAGTTTCTTACACCTTTGGTCCAGATAAGGTTTCCGAATTTTTGTCAAAGCATGATCTGGAGCTTGTCTGCCGTGCTCATCAG GTTGTAGAGGACGGATATGAGTTTTTTGCAGACAGGCAGCTTGTAACACTCTTCTCAGCACCTAACTATTGTGGTGAATTTGACAATGCTGGTGCATTGATGAATGTTGATGAAACTCTTATGTGCTCTTTTCAAATACTTAAGCcttatgaaaagaaacaaaatttcttcATGACAACCAGGATATGA
- the LOC116254043 gene encoding pentatricopeptide repeat-containing protein At2g13600-like, whose product MIKALGFIRSPFTGRRLLAICPRRPLIHTSSRSRKVPERFIWRYEAEASPDGALKTFDEIPQRAALSLSHASSLQDGESANSVIVRLAKEGCTEEVLELFRSMRELGIVPTKYALSTVLSSCSKLSQLSLGLQIHGQVTRMGHEDNLFISNSILDLYAKCGLMNDARRVFSEMPEHDQVSWTSIISGCAQNALGEEAFQLFVDMIQSNIKPNCFTFASLVSACTGLASIDLGKQVHAQVIIVGVDEDTFVMNSLLDMYAKCGDVEDARYLFESKLEKDIVIYNSLIAGYAQNLYGEEALHLFVQLQFDDLKPNGSTFAGVLNACGHLAVLQQGKQIHSLIIKVGTEFSVFVASSLIDMYSKCGSIEEARCVFDQVQEKNCVLWTTMITSYAQSGKGRDAIELFEQLVEAGMTPDRICFTSVLTACNHGGFVDKAIQYFKSMQTHYGLMPEMDHYACMVDLYGRNGLLIEAKKLIDHMPMKPNYVIWTSFLGACKINGVTQLGMKAAEHIHEIEPGSASPYVATANAYAEEGMWDKAAEVRKVMKDRGVRKRVGCSWIEVDKKAHVFITSDRSHPQSQEIYLTLDNVILEMRDVGSVPSLIDEQQDDISTQGNQKLSFAF is encoded by the coding sequence ATGATTAAGGCATTAGGCTTCATTCGGAGTCCATTTACTGGTAGAAGATTGTTGGCCATCTGCCCCCGTCGTCCCCTTATTCACACTTCTTCTCGGAGTCGCAAAGTTCCTGAAAGATTTATCTGGAGATATGAAGCTGAAGCATCACCTGATGGTGCCCTCAAAACGTTTGACGAAATCCCTCAAAGAGCAGCTTTGAGCTTATCCCATGCAAGTTCACTTCAAGATGGTGAGTCCGCGAATTCTGTCATCGTCAGATTGGCAAAAGAAGGATGTACTGAAGAGGTGCTGGAGCTGTTCAGGAGTATGCGTGAACTTGGAATAGTACCCACAAAATATGCACTTTCTACTGTGCTCAGTTCATGTTCTAAATTGTCTCAACTGTCACTTGGTCTGCAGATTCATGGGCAGGTTACTCGAATGGGACATGAGGATAACCTGTTCATTAGCAACTCGATTCTTGATCTCTATGCAAAATGTGGCTTGATGAATGATGCTAGGAGAGTGTTCTCTGAGATGCCGGAGCATGATCAAGTTTCATGGACTTCAATCATTTCTGGCTGTGCACAAAACGCTCTTGGAGAAGAAGCGTTCCAACTTTTTGTGGACATGATACAGTCTAATATCAAGCCAAATTGCTTTACTTTTGCCAGTCTGGTAAGTGCTTGTACTGGGCTAGCGTCAATTGATCTTGGAAAGCAGGTCCATGCTCAAGTTATCATTGTTGGTGTTGATGAAGACACATTTGTGATGAATTCCCTTCTTGATATGTATGCCAAGTGCGGAGATGTTGAAGATGCTAGGTACTTATTTGAATCAAAGTTAGAAAAGGATATTGTTATATACAACTCCTTGATTGCTGGCTATGCTCAAAATTTATATGGTGAAGAAGCCTTACACCTCTTTGTTCAGTTGCAGTTTGATGATCTGAAACCAAACGGCTCTACTTTTGCTGGCGTGCTGAATGCATGTGGACATTTAGCAGTACTTCAACAAGGGAAGCAAATCCACTCTTTGATAATTAAGGTTGGGACagaattttctgtttttgttgcTAGCTCGTTGATAGATATGTATTCAAAGTGTGGAAGCATAGAAGAAGCTAGATGTGTGTTCGATCAAGTACAGGAAAAGAATTGTGTTCTATGGACGACTATGATCACTTCATATGCTCAGAGTGGGAAGGGGCGAGATGCAATTGAGCTTTTCGAACAGTTGGTGGAGGCAGGAATGACACCAGACAGGATATGTTTTACTTCTGTATTGACTGCCTGTAACCATGGAGGCTTTGTTGATAAAGCAATCCAATATTTCAAATCCATGCAGACACACTATGGTTTGATGCCAGAAATGGATCACTACGCCTGCATGGTCGATCTTTATGGCAGAAATGGGCTGTTGATTGAAGCAAAGAAGCTGATAGATCATATGCCAATGAAGCCAAATTATGTGATTTGGACATCATTTTTAGGTGCGTGCAAAATTAATGGGGTGACACAGTTAGGAATGAAGGCTGCAGAGCACATACATGAGATAGAACCTGGAAGTGCATCTCCTTATGTGGCAACTGCAAATGCATATGCAGAGGAAGGCATGTGGGATAAAGCGGCTGAGGTGAGAAAGGTGATGAAAGATCGTGGCGTGAGGAAAAGAGTTGGTTGTAGCTGGATTGAAGTGGACAAGAAGGCGCATGTCTTTATTACCTCAGATAGATCTCATCCACAATCACAAGAAATATACTTAACATTAGACAATGTGATCCTAGAAATGAGAGATGTGGGCTCTGTACCAAGTTTAATTGATGAGCAACAAGATGATATTAGTACCCAAGGGAACCAAAAACTGTCATTTGCCTTTTGA